Proteins encoded within one genomic window of Spirulina major PCC 6313:
- the dacB gene encoding D-alanyl-D-alanine carboxypeptidase/D-alanyl-D-alanine endopeptidase yields MRELRATVQGDAHPRQRGRQIGAIAALLVGGFGVKMPGAMAAATCPASLAAAVEGVIEQPQWARSHWGIVVAPPTGEPIYNHNGAIHTIAASNVKLFTTAAALLQFGPDFQISTPIYSLGTAPRLDRLHLSGRGDPSLKTADLTQWAQALRSQGVRHIEQLTVDDAVPASAQRPDTWEQYDLNFYYGMAVNRLMLNDNAFQITLLPQGVGEAVRLESDDAIALRQWDWINQGVTAPDDTPYSMEIRRRFGTNELTITGELAANAGRYSSWGMAVFDPTAYFLATLRFALNRAGITVADSAIAPPPDIAPSTTHLSPTLASLVHATNQPSNNLYAEALLQQLGPGEAGLTAIAVQLSNIGVDSDAYALVDGSGLSRHTLVSPDAIVQLLQAMTQQPPPIFVPFIQSLPISGTSGTLRRRLTSATVRGQIAAKTGTMTGVSALSGYLRPSSPTPLVFSIVVNRTARSVQEQREAIDAMMEAIATWQRCQSEHPSSS; encoded by the coding sequence ATGAGGGAGCTTAGGGCTACTGTACAGGGTGACGCTCACCCACGGCAGCGCGGTCGGCAGATTGGCGCGATCGCGGCTCTGTTGGTGGGGGGGTTTGGGGTAAAAATGCCGGGGGCAATGGCAGCGGCCACCTGTCCGGCTTCCCTGGCTGCCGCAGTGGAGGGGGTGATCGAGCAGCCCCAATGGGCGCGATCGCACTGGGGTATTGTCGTCGCGCCGCCCACAGGTGAACCGATCTACAATCACAACGGCGCGATCCACACGATCGCCGCCTCCAATGTCAAACTCTTCACCACCGCCGCCGCCCTGCTCCAGTTCGGCCCCGATTTCCAAATTTCCACGCCCATCTATAGCCTCGGCACTGCCCCCCGCCTCGATCGCCTCCACCTCTCCGGGCGCGGTGATCCGAGCCTGAAGACGGCGGATTTAACCCAATGGGCCCAGGCGTTGCGATCGCAAGGGGTGCGCCACATTGAGCAACTCACCGTTGATGATGCGGTTCCCGCCTCTGCCCAACGCCCCGACACCTGGGAACAGTACGACCTCAATTTTTACTACGGCATGGCGGTGAATCGGCTGATGCTCAATGACAATGCTTTTCAAATCACGCTGTTGCCCCAAGGGGTGGGGGAGGCGGTGCGGTTGGAAAGCGACGATGCGATCGCGCTGCGGCAATGGGATTGGATTAATCAAGGGGTGACGGCTCCCGATGATACCCCCTACAGTATGGAAATTCGCCGCCGCTTTGGCACGAATGAATTAACGATCACCGGGGAATTGGCGGCCAATGCGGGGCGGTATTCCTCTTGGGGGATGGCGGTATTTGACCCGACGGCCTATTTTCTCGCCACCCTGCGGTTTGCCCTCAATCGTGCGGGCATTACCGTGGCCGACAGTGCGATCGCGCCCCCACCCGACATCGCCCCTAGCACCACCCACCTATCCCCCACCCTCGCATCCCTCGTCCACGCCACCAACCAACCCAGCAACAACCTCTACGCCGAAGCCCTCCTGCAACAGTTGGGCCCAGGGGAGGCCGGGTTAACAGCGATCGCGGTGCAACTGAGCAACATTGGCGTTGATTCCGATGCCTACGCCCTCGTTGATGGTTCGGGCCTGTCTCGCCATACCCTCGTTAGCCCCGATGCGATCGTTCAACTCCTCCAAGCCATGACCCAACAGCCCCCGCCCATCTTTGTCCCGTTTATCCAATCGCTCCCGATCAGCGGCACAAGCGGCACGCTGCGCCGTCGGCTTACATCTGCCACTGTGCGGGGTCAGATCGCCGCGAAAACAGGCACAATGACGGGAGTTTCGGCGCTGTCGGGCTATCTCCGCCCCAGCAGTCCCACGCCGCTGGTGTTTAGCATTGTGGTGAATCGCACGGCGCGATCGGTGCAGGAACAGCGCGAGGCTATTGATGCAATGATGGAAGCGATCGCTACCTGGCAACGCTGTCAATCTGAACACCCATCCTCTTCCTAA
- a CDS encoding glutathione S-transferase family protein, which produces MIKLYTNRLSNNARRVQVALLEKGLEAELIPVKLNGEQFQPDFLALNPFHKVPVLVDGDLTLIESLAILDYLDAQYPDPPLLPTAPRDLAQVRMLTQVQVQEMTPLIFPLLKEKVGISVAADVVETAQTQMQMVLSFYDRHLIEHDFFIPGQFTQADIVVGVSVAILDAFLGFDLTPYTNLAAWYDRLYQRPSWQTTQPNPMEVMTALPQIRAVLKQRS; this is translated from the coding sequence ATGATTAAACTCTATACCAACCGCCTCTCGAATAATGCCCGCCGCGTCCAGGTTGCGCTGCTTGAAAAAGGGCTAGAGGCGGAGTTGATTCCAGTTAAGCTCAACGGTGAACAGTTTCAGCCCGATTTTCTCGCCCTCAACCCCTTTCACAAAGTGCCGGTGCTCGTCGATGGCGATCTAACGTTGATCGAATCCTTAGCTATTTTGGACTATCTCGACGCTCAATATCCCGATCCACCACTATTACCCACGGCCCCCCGCGATCTCGCCCAGGTGCGGATGCTCACCCAGGTGCAGGTGCAGGAAATGACACCGTTAATTTTTCCCCTGCTCAAGGAAAAAGTGGGGATTTCCGTGGCGGCGGACGTTGTGGAAACGGCCCAAACTCAGATGCAAATGGTATTGAGTTTCTACGATCGCCACCTGATCGAGCACGATTTTTTCATCCCCGGCCAATTCACCCAAGCGGATATTGTTGTGGGTGTATCGGTGGCGATTTTAGATGCGTTTTTAGGGTTCGATTTAACACCCTATACTAATCTGGCCGCCTGGTACGATCGCCTCTACCAGCGCCCCAGTTGGCAAACCACCCAACCCAACCCCATGGAAGTGATGACCGCCCTACCTCAAATCCGCGCCGTCTTGAAACAGCGGAGTTAA
- a CDS encoding metallophosphoesterase, producing the protein MIWRWLRRSAIALLAICVILLAYMTQIEPRWLQVQRLDLTLSHLPAAFEGFKLVQISDLHVDSLDDRTLARAIRLVNRQTPDLVAITGDFVTQKDNLERDRDRLAILNTLQSQTVAVLGNHDHWTNPIIVRHILRVAGIEDLSNRVVRIEREGGQVAIAGIDDLMGGHPDLPQVLDALPPDSCAILLVHEPDFADSAAATHRFDLQLAGHSHGGQIRIGPPRILPPYARRYPLGRYQVEEMIAYTNRGIGMTSVPMRFGNRPEITVFHLHAPV; encoded by the coding sequence ATGATCTGGCGTTGGTTACGGAGGAGTGCGATCGCGCTCTTAGCGATTTGTGTCATTCTCCTCGCCTACATGACCCAAATTGAACCCCGTTGGCTCCAGGTGCAGCGGTTGGATCTCACCCTGTCCCATCTGCCAGCGGCGTTTGAGGGGTTTAAATTGGTACAGATTAGTGATCTCCATGTGGATTCCCTGGACGATCGCACCTTGGCCCGTGCGATTCGTCTCGTCAATCGCCAAACCCCGGATCTCGTCGCGATCACGGGGGATTTCGTCACCCAAAAGGATAATTTAGAGCGCGATCGCGATCGTCTCGCCATTCTCAACACCCTCCAGTCCCAAACCGTCGCTGTCTTGGGCAATCACGACCATTGGACGAATCCGATCATCGTACGGCATATCCTGCGTGTGGCAGGCATTGAGGATCTGAGCAATCGTGTCGTGCGGATTGAACGCGAGGGGGGACAGGTGGCGATCGCAGGTATTGATGACCTCATGGGCGGTCATCCCGATCTCCCCCAGGTGCTCGACGCACTCCCCCCGGATAGCTGCGCGATTCTCCTCGTCCATGAGCCGGATTTTGCCGACTCCGCCGCCGCCACCCACCGCTTTGATCTCCAACTGGCGGGCCATTCCCACGGCGGCCAAATTCGCATCGGCCCGCCCCGCATCCTCCCCCCCTACGCCCGCCGCTACCCCCTCGGCCGCTACCAGGTTGAGGAAATGATCGCCTACACCAATCGCGGCATCGGCATGACCTCCGTGCCGATGCGCTTCGGGAATCGCCCGGAAATCACCGTGTTTCACCTCCATGCTCCGGTTTAA
- a CDS encoding gamma-glutamyltransferase family protein has translation MTFLDYPYASQRRVTFGTRAMVATSQHLASLAGWEMFQAGGNAVDAAVATAIALTVVEPTANGIGSDAFAIVWDGQQLHGLNGSGRSPAAMERDRYGDTIPTTGWPTVTVPGAVSTWQTLSERWGKLPFAQLCAPAIRYAAEGFPVSPVTAQTWEREARRFAQVQGAEYEAFKAVFFPDGRAPQAGEIWRSPGHAATLQTLADEGGASFYQGSLSDRIVRFAAQTGGNLTAADLAQHRNHWVTPISTPYRDVTVWEIPPNTQGIAALMALNILEGFDLAADPRDSVASFHRQIEAMKLAFADIYRYVGDPGTMELTTADLLSKDYAAQRRGLIGDRALPLADPGFPKGGTVYLCTADETLMVSFIQSNFENLGSGILVPETGISLQNRACGFSLTPGHPNELAPRKRPFHTIIPAFLTRNGQALGPFGVMGAQMQPQGHVQMVVNTTDYGMNPQTALDAPRWRFLRGDRVLLETGVNADIAAGLEALGHRVSITPAYYEFGKGQMILRDGSTLIGGTEPRADGSAIAR, from the coding sequence ATGACCTTCCTCGACTATCCCTACGCCTCCCAACGTCGCGTCACCTTTGGCACTCGGGCCATGGTGGCCACCAGTCAACATCTGGCCAGTTTGGCGGGGTGGGAAATGTTCCAAGCCGGGGGCAATGCCGTCGATGCGGCCGTCGCCACAGCGATCGCCCTCACCGTCGTTGAACCCACCGCCAACGGCATCGGCTCCGATGCCTTTGCGATCGTTTGGGATGGGCAACAACTCCACGGCTTAAACGGGTCGGGGCGCAGTCCGGCGGCGATGGAGCGCGATCGCTACGGCGACACCATCCCCACCACCGGCTGGCCCACCGTCACCGTTCCCGGCGCAGTCTCCACCTGGCAAACTCTCTCCGAACGCTGGGGAAAACTCCCCTTCGCCCAACTCTGCGCCCCCGCGATCCGCTACGCTGCCGAAGGCTTCCCCGTGTCCCCCGTCACCGCCCAAACCTGGGAGCGGGAAGCGCGACGCTTTGCACAGGTACAAGGGGCAGAATATGAAGCATTTAAAGCGGTGTTTTTCCCGGACGGTCGCGCCCCCCAAGCCGGGGAAATTTGGCGCAGTCCCGGCCATGCCGCCACGCTGCAAACCCTTGCGGATGAGGGCGGCGCGAGTTTTTATCAGGGGAGTTTAAGCGATCGCATCGTCCGCTTCGCCGCCCAAACCGGAGGCAACCTCACCGCTGCCGACCTCGCCCAACACCGCAACCACTGGGTCACCCCGATCAGCACCCCCTACCGCGATGTCACCGTTTGGGAAATCCCCCCCAACACCCAAGGCATCGCCGCCCTGATGGCCTTAAACATCCTCGAAGGCTTCGACCTAGCCGCCGATCCCCGCGATTCTGTAGCCAGTTTTCACCGCCAAATCGAAGCGATGAAGCTCGCCTTTGCCGACATCTACCGCTACGTGGGCGATCCGGGAACGATGGAACTCACCACCGCTGATCTCCTCTCCAAGGACTACGCCGCCCAACGTCGGGGCTTGATTGGCGATCGCGCCCTGCCCCTCGCTGACCCCGGTTTCCCCAAAGGCGGCACGGTCTATCTCTGCACAGCGGATGAAACCCTGATGGTCTCCTTCATTCAGTCCAATTTTGAAAACCTCGGCAGCGGTATCCTCGTTCCTGAAACGGGCATTTCCCTACAAAATCGCGCCTGTGGCTTCAGCCTCACCCCCGGCCACCCCAACGAACTCGCCCCCCGCAAACGTCCCTTCCATACCATCATCCCCGCCTTCCTCACCCGCAACGGCCAAGCCCTCGGCCCCTTCGGCGTGATGGGCGCACAGATGCAACCCCAAGGCCATGTGCAAATGGTCGTCAACACCACCGACTACGGCATGAACCCCCAAACCGCCCTGGATGCTCCCCGCTGGCGATTTTTACGGGGCGATCGCGTCCTCCTAGAAACAGGCGTGAACGCAGATATCGCCGCCGGTTTGGAAGCCTTGGGCCATCGGGTCAGCATCACCCCCGCCTATTATGAATTCGGCAAGGGTCAGATGATTCTCCGCGACGGCTCTACCCTCATCGGCGGCACAGAACCAAGGGCCGACGGGAGTGCGATCGCGCGTTAA